Genomic segment of Rhodococcus sp. W8901:
ACTCGGCGTGGCCCCGCGGATCGGTCTCGAGCCAGTCGTAGTTGTCGAGGACCGGGATGCCTGCCCGCTCGATCACGGGAAACGCCGGATCCTCGAAACCGCCGGTGACGAACGCCTGCGGGCCCTGTGCGACCACGGCCTCGGCGTCCACCTGTCCGGCGGTCGCGAACTGGGTGACGTCGTCGTCGGCGATGTGAGCCCGGGCGGTCTCGCTGTAGACGTAGTCGGCGCTCGCGAAGCCGGTGAGGGCGTCGAGCTTGCCGAGGGCTTCGAGGCTGGGCAGGTGGGTCGTCGACTCGGCGAACAGGTCGGTCACCGGCGTCGCGATCTGCTGAGCGCCGGCGAGGTCGCCGGTCAGCTCCGGTTTCGGGGCGCCGCAGCGGGTGAGCACGTACGACTCGTCGGCTTGCCCGGGCTGGCGGACGGTGACCACCTGGTACGAGTTGTGGTACTCGATGTCGAAGTTCTCGGCGTAGTCGACAGTCTGCTTGTCGGGGAAGTAGTCGGTGTTCGCATCGAAGTCGGTGATGCAATCGGCACGGCCACCGTCGCCGGTGGTCGTCGACGAGTCGGACGAGCAGGCTGCGACACCACCCACGGTCAGGGCGGTCGCGGTGA
This window contains:
- a CDS encoding ABC transporter substrate-binding protein; this translates as MSFSLRTAVLLTATALTVGGVAACSSDSSTTTGDGGRADCITDFDANTDYFPDKQTVDYAENFDIEYHNSYQVVTVRQPGQADESYVLTRCGAPKPELTGDLAGAQQIATPVTDLFAESTTHLPSLEALGKLDALTGFASADYVYSETARAHIADDDVTQFATAGQVDAEAVVAQGPQAFVTGGFEDPAFPVIERAGIPVLDNYDWLETDPRGHAEWIKFFAALTGTEKQATETFDGIVTDYDKYTTLAANQTPVSIVPGLPYQGAWSVPLASYSNELYATARITHPWMTDPGTGSLQTDLETVFARAGDAPVAISNSSNRTKAEAIAAEPRLAEFAAFRDGQVWTSSKRITDAGAIDIYEQGVLRPDLVLADLIAIAHPDLMPGHEFTFYSRLQ